A portion of the Macaca mulatta isolate MMU2019108-1 chromosome 2, T2T-MMU8v2.0, whole genome shotgun sequence genome contains these proteins:
- the NEPRO gene encoding nucleolus and neural progenitor protein isoform X1, with protein MAALLPGPEPWNRVRIPKAGSRTAMTVQNPGATLDLCIAAVIKECHLVTLSLKSQTLDAETDVLCAVLYSNHNRMGRHKPHLALKQVEQCLKRLKNMNLEGSIQDLFELFSSNENQPLTTKVCVVPSQPVVELVLMKVLGACKLLLRLLDCCCKTFLLTVKHLGLQEFIILNLVMVGLVSRLWVLYKGVLKRLILLYEPLFGLLQEVSRIQPMPYFKDFTFPSDITEFLGQPYFEAFKKKMSTAFAAKGVTKLLNKLFLMNEQSPKASEETLLGISKKAKQIKINVQNKVDLGQPVKNKRVFKEKSSEFDVRAFCNQLKHKATQETNFDFKCSQSRLKTTKYSSEKVIGAPHAKGFVQRFREAESFTQLSEEIQMAVVWCRSKKLKAQAIFLGNKLLKSNRLKHLEAQGTSLPKKLECIKTSICNHLLRGSGIKTSKHHLRQRRSQNKFLRRQSRPQRKLQSTLLREIQQFSQRTRKTAADTSAKWRLSHCTVHRTDLYPNSKQLLNSGVSMSVIQTKEKMMHENLRGIHENETDSLTVMQINKNSTSGTIKETDDIDDIFALMGV; from the exons ATGGCTGCGTTACTGCCGGGCCCGGAACCTTGGAACCGTGTGAGAATTCCTAAGGCGGGGAGCCGCACCGCAATGACAGTGCAGAACCCCGGCGCGACCCTTG ACCTTTGCATTGCAGCTGTAATTAAAGAATGCCATCTCGTCACACTGTCACTGAAGAGCCAAACCTTAGATGCAGAAACAGATGTGTTATGTGCCGTCCTTTACAGCAATCACAACAGAATGGGCCGCCACAAACCCCATTTGGCCCTCAAACAG GTTGAGCAATGTTTAAAGCGTTTGAAAAACATGAATTTGGAGGGTTCAATTCAAGACCTGTTTGAGTTGTTTTCTTCCAA tgAAAATCAGCCCTTAACTACCAAAGTGTGTGTTGTCCCCAGTCAGCCAGTGGTGGAGTTGGTGTTGATGAAGGTTTTGGGAGCCTGCAAGTTGTTACTCCGCTTGTTGGACTGCTGCTGCAAAACATTTCT TTTGACTGTGAAACATCTAGGTTTGCAAGAGTTCATTATTTTAAACCTTGTGATGGTTGGGCTGGTGAGCAGATTATG GGTTCTCTATAAAGGTGTTTTAAAAAGGTTGATTTTGTTATATGAGCCTTTGTTTGGATTGCTTCAAGAGGTCTCTAGGATTCAACCAATGCCTTACTTCAAAGATTTTACCTTCCCTTCTGATATCACTGAATTTTTAGGACAGCCATATTTTGaagcctttaagaaaaaaatgtctacaGCTTTTGCAGCTAAAGGAGTAACTAAATTGCTAAATAAACTGTTTTTAATGAATGAGCAGTCACCAAAAGCCAGTGAGGAAACCTTACTTGGAATTTCCAAAAAAGCTAAACAAATAAAGATCAATGTACAGAATAAAGTGGATCTTGGACAGCCAGTAAAGAATAAGAGAGTCTTCAAAG AAAAGTCATCAGAATTTGATGTGAGGGCTTTCTGCAACCAGCTGAAACACAAAGCTACTCAG GAGACCAACtttgattttaaatgttctcaatCCAGATTAAAGACAACCAAGTATTCTTCTGAGAAAGTGATAGGAGCTCCTCATGCCAAAGGTTTTGTGCAAAGATTCCGAGAGGCTGAGTCCTTCACACAACTTTCTGAAGAAATCCAGATGGCAGTTGTATGGTGCAGGAGCAAAAAACTCAAGGCTCAGGCCATTTTTCTGGGTAACAAACTTCTTAAAAGCAACCGGCTTAAACATCTGGAAGCTCAAGGTACTAG TTTGCCAAAGAAACTAGAGTGCATAAAAACGTCTATTTGCAACCACCTTCTTCGTGGCTCAGGTATCAAAACTTCAAAGCATCATCTGAGACAGAGAAGATCACAGAATAAATTTTTACGGAGACAAAGTAGACCACAGAGAAAGTTGCAGTCGACTCTTTTAAGGGAAATTCAGCAGTTCTCTCAAAGGACTCGGAAGACTGCTGCAGATACCAGTGCTAAGTGGAGACTCTCACACTGTACTGTGCATAGAACTGATCTCTACCCTAACAGTAAGCAGCTCTTGAATAGTGGAGTTTCAATGTCTGTCATACAAACTAAGGAGAAAATGATGCATGAAAATCTTAGAGGCATCCATGAAAATGAAACTGATTCGTTGACAgtgatgcaaataaataaaaacagtacaTCAGGAACCATTAAGGAGACAGATGACATTGATGATATTTTTGCTTTAATGGGAGTTTAG
- the NEPRO gene encoding nucleolus and neural progenitor protein isoform X2 codes for MVAHASHPSTLETEVEQCLKRLKNMNLEGSIQDLFELFSSNENQPLTTKVCVVPSQPVVELVLMKVLGACKLLLRLLDCCCKTFLLTVKHLGLQEFIILNLVMVGLVSRLWVLYKGVLKRLILLYEPLFGLLQEVSRIQPMPYFKDFTFPSDITEFLGQPYFEAFKKKMSTAFAAKGVTKLLNKLFLMNEQSPKASEETLLGISKKAKQIKINVQNKVDLGQPVKNKRVFKEKSSEFDVRAFCNQLKHKATQETNFDFKCSQSRLKTTKYSSEKVIGAPHAKGFVQRFREAESFTQLSEEIQMAVVWCRSKKLKAQAIFLGNKLLKSNRLKHLEAQGTSLPKKLECIKTSICNHLLRGSGIKTSKHHLRQRRSQNKFLRRQSRPQRKLQSTLLREIQQFSQRTRKTAADTSAKWRLSHCTVHRTDLYPNSKQLLNSGVSMSVIQTKEKMMHENLRGIHENETDSLTVMQINKNSTSGTIKETDDIDDIFALMGV; via the exons atggtggctcacgcctctcatcccagcactttggagaccgag GTTGAGCAATGTTTAAAGCGTTTGAAAAACATGAATTTGGAGGGTTCAATTCAAGACCTGTTTGAGTTGTTTTCTTCCAA tgAAAATCAGCCCTTAACTACCAAAGTGTGTGTTGTCCCCAGTCAGCCAGTGGTGGAGTTGGTGTTGATGAAGGTTTTGGGAGCCTGCAAGTTGTTACTCCGCTTGTTGGACTGCTGCTGCAAAACATTTCT TTTGACTGTGAAACATCTAGGTTTGCAAGAGTTCATTATTTTAAACCTTGTGATGGTTGGGCTGGTGAGCAGATTATG GGTTCTCTATAAAGGTGTTTTAAAAAGGTTGATTTTGTTATATGAGCCTTTGTTTGGATTGCTTCAAGAGGTCTCTAGGATTCAACCAATGCCTTACTTCAAAGATTTTACCTTCCCTTCTGATATCACTGAATTTTTAGGACAGCCATATTTTGaagcctttaagaaaaaaatgtctacaGCTTTTGCAGCTAAAGGAGTAACTAAATTGCTAAATAAACTGTTTTTAATGAATGAGCAGTCACCAAAAGCCAGTGAGGAAACCTTACTTGGAATTTCCAAAAAAGCTAAACAAATAAAGATCAATGTACAGAATAAAGTGGATCTTGGACAGCCAGTAAAGAATAAGAGAGTCTTCAAAG AAAAGTCATCAGAATTTGATGTGAGGGCTTTCTGCAACCAGCTGAAACACAAAGCTACTCAG GAGACCAACtttgattttaaatgttctcaatCCAGATTAAAGACAACCAAGTATTCTTCTGAGAAAGTGATAGGAGCTCCTCATGCCAAAGGTTTTGTGCAAAGATTCCGAGAGGCTGAGTCCTTCACACAACTTTCTGAAGAAATCCAGATGGCAGTTGTATGGTGCAGGAGCAAAAAACTCAAGGCTCAGGCCATTTTTCTGGGTAACAAACTTCTTAAAAGCAACCGGCTTAAACATCTGGAAGCTCAAGGTACTAG TTTGCCAAAGAAACTAGAGTGCATAAAAACGTCTATTTGCAACCACCTTCTTCGTGGCTCAGGTATCAAAACTTCAAAGCATCATCTGAGACAGAGAAGATCACAGAATAAATTTTTACGGAGACAAAGTAGACCACAGAGAAAGTTGCAGTCGACTCTTTTAAGGGAAATTCAGCAGTTCTCTCAAAGGACTCGGAAGACTGCTGCAGATACCAGTGCTAAGTGGAGACTCTCACACTGTACTGTGCATAGAACTGATCTCTACCCTAACAGTAAGCAGCTCTTGAATAGTGGAGTTTCAATGTCTGTCATACAAACTAAGGAGAAAATGATGCATGAAAATCTTAGAGGCATCCATGAAAATGAAACTGATTCGTTGACAgtgatgcaaataaataaaaacagtacaTCAGGAACCATTAAGGAGACAGATGACATTGATGATATTTTTGCTTTAATGGGAGTTTAG
- the NEPRO gene encoding nucleolus and neural progenitor protein isoform X3: MNLEGSIQDLFELFSSNENQPLTTKVCVVPSQPVVELVLMKVLGACKLLLRLLDCCCKTFLLTVKHLGLQEFIILNLVMVGLVSRLWVLYKGVLKRLILLYEPLFGLLQEVSRIQPMPYFKDFTFPSDITEFLGQPYFEAFKKKMSTAFAAKGVTKLLNKLFLMNEQSPKASEETLLGISKKAKQIKINVQNKVDLGQPVKNKRVFKEKSSEFDVRAFCNQLKHKATQETNFDFKCSQSRLKTTKYSSEKVIGAPHAKGFVQRFREAESFTQLSEEIQMAVVWCRSKKLKAQAIFLGNKLLKSNRLKHLEAQGTSLPKKLECIKTSICNHLLRGSGIKTSKHHLRQRRSQNKFLRRQSRPQRKLQSTLLREIQQFSQRTRKTAADTSAKWRLSHCTVHRTDLYPNSKQLLNSGVSMSVIQTKEKMMHENLRGIHENETDSLTVMQINKNSTSGTIKETDDIDDIFALMGV, encoded by the exons ATGAATTTGGAGGGTTCAATTCAAGACCTGTTTGAGTTGTTTTCTTCCAA tgAAAATCAGCCCTTAACTACCAAAGTGTGTGTTGTCCCCAGTCAGCCAGTGGTGGAGTTGGTGTTGATGAAGGTTTTGGGAGCCTGCAAGTTGTTACTCCGCTTGTTGGACTGCTGCTGCAAAACATTTCT TTTGACTGTGAAACATCTAGGTTTGCAAGAGTTCATTATTTTAAACCTTGTGATGGTTGGGCTGGTGAGCAGATTATG GGTTCTCTATAAAGGTGTTTTAAAAAGGTTGATTTTGTTATATGAGCCTTTGTTTGGATTGCTTCAAGAGGTCTCTAGGATTCAACCAATGCCTTACTTCAAAGATTTTACCTTCCCTTCTGATATCACTGAATTTTTAGGACAGCCATATTTTGaagcctttaagaaaaaaatgtctacaGCTTTTGCAGCTAAAGGAGTAACTAAATTGCTAAATAAACTGTTTTTAATGAATGAGCAGTCACCAAAAGCCAGTGAGGAAACCTTACTTGGAATTTCCAAAAAAGCTAAACAAATAAAGATCAATGTACAGAATAAAGTGGATCTTGGACAGCCAGTAAAGAATAAGAGAGTCTTCAAAG AAAAGTCATCAGAATTTGATGTGAGGGCTTTCTGCAACCAGCTGAAACACAAAGCTACTCAG GAGACCAACtttgattttaaatgttctcaatCCAGATTAAAGACAACCAAGTATTCTTCTGAGAAAGTGATAGGAGCTCCTCATGCCAAAGGTTTTGTGCAAAGATTCCGAGAGGCTGAGTCCTTCACACAACTTTCTGAAGAAATCCAGATGGCAGTTGTATGGTGCAGGAGCAAAAAACTCAAGGCTCAGGCCATTTTTCTGGGTAACAAACTTCTTAAAAGCAACCGGCTTAAACATCTGGAAGCTCAAGGTACTAG TTTGCCAAAGAAACTAGAGTGCATAAAAACGTCTATTTGCAACCACCTTCTTCGTGGCTCAGGTATCAAAACTTCAAAGCATCATCTGAGACAGAGAAGATCACAGAATAAATTTTTACGGAGACAAAGTAGACCACAGAGAAAGTTGCAGTCGACTCTTTTAAGGGAAATTCAGCAGTTCTCTCAAAGGACTCGGAAGACTGCTGCAGATACCAGTGCTAAGTGGAGACTCTCACACTGTACTGTGCATAGAACTGATCTCTACCCTAACAGTAAGCAGCTCTTGAATAGTGGAGTTTCAATGTCTGTCATACAAACTAAGGAGAAAATGATGCATGAAAATCTTAGAGGCATCCATGAAAATGAAACTGATTCGTTGACAgtgatgcaaataaataaaaacagtacaTCAGGAACCATTAAGGAGACAGATGACATTGATGATATTTTTGCTTTAATGGGAGTTTAG